In Maridesulfovibrio sp., the following proteins share a genomic window:
- a CDS encoding NapC/NirT family cytochrome c, with translation MPVNPKKTGEVGFSRRWRWGVVSGFLIAVVMVLTSGYMVNVTNTDVFCQTCHAMKPFRAAWQNSVHGGQNPQGFAAQCVDCHLPHGNFVEYMTTKAYTGTRDIIMNLVIDPAEYDWAANAEKNRLKFTYDNACRHCHIKLEPVGVKPGALLAHRAYLYGQTDKKCASCHPHVGHKDMIEMANKFFTKDL, from the coding sequence ATGCCGGTAAACCCTAAGAAGACAGGGGAAGTCGGATTCAGTCGCAGATGGCGTTGGGGAGTTGTATCGGGATTCTTGATCGCGGTGGTTATGGTTCTTACGTCAGGCTACATGGTAAACGTCACAAATACTGATGTTTTTTGTCAGACCTGTCATGCCATGAAACCTTTCAGGGCAGCTTGGCAAAATTCCGTGCACGGGGGGCAGAACCCGCAGGGCTTCGCAGCACAATGCGTAGACTGTCATCTGCCGCACGGAAACTTCGTGGAATATATGACCACGAAAGCCTATACCGGAACCCGTGACATCATCATGAATCTCGTCATCGACCCGGCCGAATACGACTGGGCCGCCAATGCAGAGAAGAACCGGCTCAAATTTACCTATGACAATGCCTGCAGGCACTGCCATATCAAGCTTGAGCCTGTCGGTGTAAAACCGGGTGCTCTTCTCGCCCACCGGGCTTATCTCTACGGCCAGACCGACAAAAAATGCGCTAGTTGTCACCCGCATGTCGGTCATAAGGACATGATTGAAATGGCTAACAAGTTCTTTACCAAGGACTTATGA
- a CDS encoding Lrp/AsnC family transcriptional regulator, protein MAKKFTELEHNILALAGANLSWSATPYADIAEQVGCSEQEVLDLLTRLKDEKIIRRFGATLRHQKAGYGENAMVAWRVREDQDPEKVGELMAARPEISHCYLRLTYDDWPYNLYTMIHGKGPDDYKKVVAELEEQTGITDNCALRSLKELKKTSMVYFEKK, encoded by the coding sequence ATGGCTAAAAAATTTACAGAACTTGAACATAATATTCTGGCACTGGCGGGAGCCAATCTTTCCTGGAGCGCAACTCCTTATGCTGATATTGCGGAACAGGTTGGCTGTTCAGAGCAGGAAGTGCTCGATCTTTTGACCCGTCTGAAAGATGAAAAGATCATCCGTCGCTTCGGCGCTACACTTCGTCACCAGAAAGCAGGATATGGCGAAAATGCCATGGTTGCATGGCGTGTTAGAGAAGATCAGGACCCGGAGAAAGTTGGAGAACTCATGGCTGCCCGTCCTGAGATCAGCCACTGTTATCTGCGTCTGACCTACGATGATTGGCCGTACAACCTTTATACAATGATCCATGGTAAGGGACCGGACGATTACAAAAAAGTAGTTGCCGAACTGGAAGAACAGACCGGGATCACCGATAACTGTGCTTTGCGCAGTCTGAAAGAACTTAAAAAGACCTCCATGGTCTACTTTGAAAAGAAATAA
- the hemL gene encoding glutamate-1-semialdehyde 2,1-aminomutase, with protein sequence MASSSELFGRAQELLPGGVNSPVRACKSVGCDPLFIEKAEGSRMWSVDGQELIDYVMSWGPMMLGHGYETIKEAAHKAVDLGASYGAPCPGEIELAEEIIKMVPSIEMVRMVNSGTEATMSALRLARGVTGRDKVLKFEGCYHGHSDCFLASAGSGLATFSIPGTPGVPEGTVKDTLLAPYNDIDAVKAVFEKEGQNIAAIIVEPVAGNMGLVLPKEGFLKGLRALCDEYGALLIFDEVITGFRVTSGGVGPRFNVTPDLTTLGKIIGGGFPVGCYGGKKEYMSRIAPCGDVYQAGTLSGNPVAMAAGVATLRALQQQDYDALEARTLKLAQDMKAALEANGFKITLNHVASIFTLFFTDQDVTDFESAKTGDAELYSKFYRHMREHGINLAPSSFECTFTSFAHSEEDYETTLEAVKSFKG encoded by the coding sequence ATGGCTTCATCATCTGAACTTTTTGGCAGGGCCCAGGAACTGCTGCCCGGCGGTGTTAACAGTCCGGTGCGGGCCTGCAAATCCGTAGGCTGCGATCCTCTGTTTATTGAAAAGGCTGAAGGTAGCCGCATGTGGTCCGTTGATGGACAGGAACTTATCGACTACGTCATGAGCTGGGGCCCCATGATGCTCGGCCATGGCTATGAAACCATCAAGGAAGCTGCTCATAAGGCTGTTGATTTGGGCGCAAGTTACGGCGCGCCTTGTCCCGGTGAAATCGAGTTGGCCGAAGAAATTATCAAGATGGTTCCTTCCATCGAGATGGTGCGCATGGTCAACTCAGGTACGGAAGCAACCATGTCTGCTCTGCGCCTCGCACGTGGTGTGACCGGTCGTGATAAAGTCCTGAAGTTCGAAGGCTGCTACCATGGGCATAGTGACTGCTTCCTCGCCAGCGCGGGGTCCGGTCTGGCAACTTTTTCCATTCCCGGTACTCCCGGTGTTCCCGAAGGAACCGTAAAGGATACCCTGCTTGCTCCTTACAATGATATTGATGCAGTAAAAGCCGTATTTGAAAAAGAGGGCCAGAACATAGCTGCTATCATTGTTGAACCTGTTGCCGGAAACATGGGACTGGTGCTGCCTAAAGAAGGTTTCCTTAAAGGATTGCGCGCACTCTGCGACGAGTACGGCGCACTGCTGATTTTTGACGAAGTTATCACCGGATTCCGCGTCACCTCTGGCGGCGTAGGCCCCCGTTTCAACGTCACCCCGGACCTGACCACCCTCGGCAAGATCATCGGCGGCGGTTTCCCTGTCGGCTGTTATGGTGGTAAAAAAGAATATATGAGCCGCATCGCACCTTGTGGCGATGTTTATCAGGCCGGAACCCTTTCCGGGAACCCGGTCGCCATGGCTGCCGGAGTCGCTACTTTGCGCGCTCTGCAGCAGCAGGATTACGATGCTCTTGAAGCCCGTACGCTCAAGCTTGCACAGGATATGAAAGCAGCTCTTGAGGCCAACGGTTTCAAGATTACCCTGAATCATGTTGCGTCTATCTTCACATTGTTCTTTACTGATCAGGATGTAACTGATTTTGAATCCGCTAAAACAGGTGATGCTGAACTTTACTCCAAGTTTTACCGCCACATGCGCGAGCATGGCATAAACCTCGCGCCTTCCAGCTTCGAGTGTACTTTCACTTCTTTCGCGCATAGCGAAGAAGATTACGAAACCACTCTGGAAGCAGTTAAAAGCTTTAAAGGCTAA
- a CDS encoding cobalt-precorrin 5A hydrolase, giving the protein MKNCIATYALTQKGAETARKIAKLLQADCYALQRYATKSDIPFDSLKDIVADKFPRYESHVFVAASGIVVRLIAPYLKSKDIDPAVVVVDQNGEFAISLVSGHLGGANELARLLGDKIGAVPVITTATDCSGVPSIDLMARDQGLVIGAIGAIKHINSAMLDGEKVSVYDPDGYLNLTGLNEYFVVIDSVAKLPEFRCGIVVDWQVHDLPERVLTLYPRCLSLGVGCRRGASADEILKLVRSVVVENGLAMDSIFSVGSIDAKKDEVGLLEAAAILGLEPEFFSADELDEIKVANPSDMVMKHMGVAGVCEAAAIKLAGATQILVPKTKSMRVTAAIARKI; this is encoded by the coding sequence ATGAAAAATTGTATCGCAACATACGCCCTTACTCAGAAAGGGGCAGAGACCGCCCGCAAAATTGCAAAGTTGTTGCAAGCAGACTGTTACGCTCTTCAACGTTACGCAACAAAATCAGATATTCCGTTTGATTCACTGAAAGATATCGTTGCCGATAAGTTTCCAAGATATGAAAGTCATGTTTTCGTGGCTGCATCCGGTATTGTGGTGCGCTTGATCGCGCCATATCTGAAGAGTAAGGACATTGATCCGGCTGTGGTAGTTGTTGATCAGAATGGAGAGTTCGCAATCAGTCTGGTTTCAGGACATCTTGGCGGAGCCAACGAGCTTGCGCGGCTGCTGGGTGATAAAATCGGTGCCGTCCCGGTGATCACAACAGCTACCGACTGCTCCGGGGTGCCGTCAATTGATCTTATGGCGCGTGATCAGGGATTGGTCATTGGCGCAATAGGTGCAATTAAGCACATAAATTCGGCTATGTTAGATGGAGAAAAAGTTTCGGTCTACGATCCTGACGGTTATTTAAACCTAACCGGACTGAATGAATATTTTGTTGTGATTGATTCTGTTGCAAAGTTGCCGGAGTTCCGTTGCGGTATTGTGGTGGACTGGCAAGTTCATGACTTGCCGGAGCGAGTTCTGACCCTGTATCCGCGATGCCTGAGCCTTGGGGTAGGCTGTCGGCGCGGGGCATCTGCGGATGAAATTTTGAAACTTGTCCGCAGTGTTGTTGTGGAAAATGGCTTAGCGATGGATTCCATATTTAGTGTCGGCTCCATTGATGCTAAAAAAGATGAAGTCGGATTATTGGAAGCCGCAGCCATTCTAGGTCTTGAGCCGGAATTCTTCAGCGCGGATGAACTTGATGAAATAAAAGTCGCCAATCCATCGGATATGGTGATGAAACACATGGGAGTCGCAGGTGTTTGCGAAGCCGCGGCAATTAAACTGGCCGGGGCAACGCAGATTCTGGTTCCCAAGACTAAAAGCATGCGGGTGACTGCTGCCATAGCAAGGAAAATATGA
- the cobJ gene encoding precorrin-3B C(17)-methyltransferase — protein MNKGCLKVIGLGPGDECLLAPQARQAIMEAEAVVGYTGYVELVPQELLEGREVLSTGMMAEVERCRKAVEAALEGRNVVVVCSGDPGIYAMAGLVMELLEVDDLFERVDFEVVPGIPAFSAAAALLGAPLMHDFASVSLSDLLTPWEKIEKRLEAAASADFVIAIYNPRSKKRAGHLGEAVEILKKYRSENTPVGIVNRAYREGQRVQVVTLDSLDVEDVDMQTVIIVGNSSTREVAGKMLTPRGYANKYDI, from the coding sequence ATGAATAAAGGTTGTTTAAAAGTAATCGGACTGGGGCCTGGTGATGAATGCCTGCTGGCACCACAGGCCAGACAGGCTATCATGGAAGCTGAGGCTGTGGTCGGCTACACAGGTTACGTAGAGCTTGTACCGCAGGAACTGCTGGAAGGAAGGGAGGTTCTCTCCACCGGTATGATGGCAGAGGTGGAGCGTTGCCGCAAAGCAGTTGAGGCAGCTCTGGAGGGGCGCAATGTTGTTGTTGTGTGCAGTGGCGATCCGGGTATTTATGCCATGGCCGGACTGGTCATGGAGCTGCTGGAAGTTGATGATCTGTTCGAGCGTGTCGATTTTGAAGTAGTCCCGGGGATTCCTGCATTTTCAGCTGCCGCAGCTTTGCTTGGTGCACCGCTTATGCATGATTTTGCTTCCGTAAGCCTGAGTGACCTGCTTACTCCGTGGGAGAAAATAGAAAAGAGACTGGAAGCTGCTGCTTCCGCTGATTTTGTGATTGCCATATACAATCCACGTTCAAAAAAAAGGGCCGGGCATCTTGGCGAAGCTGTTGAAATTTTAAAAAAATATCGTTCAGAAAATACTCCTGTGGGGATAGTGAACCGGGCCTATCGGGAAGGGCAGCGCGTGCAGGTAGTCACTCTGGATAGTCTTGATGTAGAAGACGTTGATATGCAAACTGTTATTATTGTTGGTAATTCGTCAACACGGGAAGTTGCGGGGAAAATGCTCACTCCGCGTGGTTATGCCAACAAGTATGATATCTGA
- a CDS encoding cytochrome c3 family protein has product MKKTLLICMVAAALVCAFALPSLYAVDAPGDMVLKVPAGAKATKSPVAFSHKGHAALDCAKCHHTWDGKAAIKKCSDEGCHVDTSKKGKKEPTSFYSAFHAKKDMSCVGCHKAMKKAKKAAGPTKCGDCHPKKK; this is encoded by the coding sequence ATGAAAAAGACCCTGCTTATCTGCATGGTAGCTGCTGCTCTGGTTTGTGCGTTTGCACTGCCCAGTCTGTACGCTGTAGACGCTCCCGGTGATATGGTTCTGAAAGTACCTGCTGGCGCTAAAGCGACCAAATCACCTGTGGCTTTCTCTCACAAGGGACATGCTGCTCTCGACTGTGCCAAGTGTCACCACACATGGGACGGCAAAGCTGCCATTAAGAAATGTTCTGATGAAGGTTGTCACGTTGACACCAGCAAGAAAGGTAAAAAGGAGCCCACTTCTTTTTACTCCGCTTTTCATGCTAAAAAAGACATGAGCTGTGTGGGCTGCCACAAAGCCATGAAGAAAGCTAAGAAGGCAGCTGGCCCCACCAAGTGTGGCGACTGCCATCCCAAGAAAAAATAA
- the lgt gene encoding prolipoprotein diacylglyceryl transferase, with translation MIVLPEFDTVAFRIGPLKANWYGLMYMIGFSIAWTLGRYRASKETNNWTARQVDDLITWLVVGLVLGARLGYCLIYEPGYFMAHPLDIVAIWKGGMSFHGGAAGVAIVAWRFAKATGRTTLDVGDFLVPLAPLGLLCGRMGNFINGELWGRVTDVPWGMVFPSQRAGDLPRHPSQLYEGALEGLMLFLILWIWSAKPRQRGTTTGMFLMGYGFFRAFVEFFRQPDPQLGFIAFGWLTMGQLLCVPMILAGFALFMWGLKKGPIPPAAG, from the coding sequence ATGATTGTATTGCCGGAATTTGATACTGTTGCTTTCAGGATAGGACCTCTCAAGGCCAACTGGTACGGCCTAATGTATATGATCGGTTTTTCCATAGCGTGGACACTGGGACGCTACCGGGCATCAAAAGAGACCAATAACTGGACCGCCCGGCAGGTTGATGACCTTATCACATGGCTGGTTGTCGGCCTCGTGCTGGGGGCGCGGCTAGGCTATTGTCTTATCTATGAGCCGGGGTATTTCATGGCTCATCCTCTTGATATTGTGGCGATCTGGAAAGGCGGAATGTCTTTTCATGGCGGTGCAGCAGGGGTTGCTATAGTTGCGTGGAGATTTGCAAAAGCCACCGGCAGAACCACTCTTGATGTGGGAGATTTTCTGGTACCATTGGCTCCGCTGGGTCTGCTTTGCGGCAGGATGGGGAATTTCATCAACGGCGAACTCTGGGGCCGTGTTACTGATGTTCCATGGGGCATGGTTTTCCCAAGTCAGCGTGCCGGAGATTTGCCGCGTCATCCTTCTCAGCTTTATGAAGGAGCGCTGGAGGGATTGATGCTTTTCCTGATCCTCTGGATATGGTCAGCTAAACCCCGTCAGCGTGGGACCACTACCGGGATGTTTCTGATGGGCTACGGTTTTTTCCGCGCTTTTGTGGAATTCTTCCGCCAGCCTGACCCCCAGCTCGGGTTTATCGCCTTTGGGTGGCTGACCATGGGACAGTTGCTGTGCGTACCCATGATTCTGGCCGGATTTGCGCTATTTATGTGGGGATTAAAAAAAGGTCCCATTCCCCCGGCCGCAGGCTGA
- a CDS encoding FecR domain-containing protein, whose translation MPPEAGQQSIGVVLAANGEVFLRSESGIRQVEAGAEVFRGEELVTGSGSAAEVRFVDDTLLSQGADSKISLDDYVFSDSSSDAELLFKMSQGTFRMVTGKIAEQNPDRFQVGTPLATIGIRGTTIISEIIPGGGEKIGVEEIHAGKALLVQSLSGEIRAISSPRELVDIAVSGQLGSVRSMSLAEFNSFREIAPSAIQQEREIRQQREEQQDTPENQVPEDQDTEDQGQNAQGGDEGQTEGGEIGGPVVSGEGVLNPAGGVLDPGAGVVAHAIGFTGAEAILEQLVEAADPESADEVVAGLEELAEEILEAVESGDGEAVQQLLNALGNEVSEIIDELVSGNLQQFAGQTEEQILNNIGQVLADNDVPELNSETEGQTYTSSDGTNFIHGDGSPWVGTDNDDYYFGAETCESLSGMGGNDVIYGNGGNDTISGGTGNDSVTGNGGNDIITGNSGNDVLSGGAGEDTINGGGGTDTISGGTEDDVIIASSGYYDLVDGGDGIDTLDLSEMSPVHGAFVNLVSSDPHLPNNYTGIASMDSEVTFFTDIERVIGTAESDTILGNGADNDFFGGDGADSISGAGGNDSLVGGAGIDTLDGGPGTDILEGGLGSDILDGGSDNDTDKFWYNLLAEAGDSIKNFAAGTDKFMFNYTEFSVSSPSTPCVANSGYDGYSGTVASGGSTDKVFILVDDGVAMNPDYLWYDDNGTGVSGGATLIATLEAGTSMDTTDVEVFSA comes from the coding sequence ATGCCTCCAGAAGCAGGTCAGCAATCAATCGGTGTTGTACTCGCTGCTAATGGCGAGGTTTTTCTGCGTTCTGAATCAGGTATCCGGCAGGTGGAAGCTGGCGCTGAAGTTTTCCGGGGAGAAGAATTAGTTACCGGATCAGGCAGTGCGGCAGAAGTCCGTTTCGTGGATGATACCCTGCTTTCGCAGGGTGCTGATTCCAAAATATCACTTGATGATTACGTATTTAGTGACTCTTCCTCTGATGCTGAATTACTCTTCAAAATGAGTCAGGGCACTTTCCGTATGGTGACCGGGAAGATAGCAGAACAGAATCCAGACCGCTTTCAGGTCGGTACACCTCTTGCCACGATCGGTATTCGTGGAACTACCATAATCAGCGAAATTATCCCCGGCGGCGGGGAAAAAATAGGTGTAGAAGAAATTCATGCCGGTAAAGCCCTTTTGGTTCAATCCCTCAGTGGTGAAATACGGGCTATATCCAGCCCGCGTGAGCTTGTTGATATTGCCGTGTCAGGGCAGCTAGGCTCTGTCCGCTCCATGAGTCTTGCGGAGTTTAATTCATTTCGGGAGATTGCGCCCAGTGCGATTCAGCAGGAACGCGAAATCCGGCAGCAGCGGGAAGAACAGCAGGATACCCCTGAAAACCAGGTTCCTGAGGATCAGGATACAGAAGACCAGGGGCAGAATGCTCAGGGCGGTGATGAAGGTCAAACCGAAGGTGGAGAAATCGGTGGTCCTGTTGTTTCAGGAGAAGGAGTGCTTAATCCGGCAGGTGGTGTGCTTGATCCCGGAGCAGGAGTAGTCGCACATGCAATCGGATTTACCGGAGCGGAAGCTATTCTGGAACAACTTGTGGAGGCAGCTGATCCGGAATCTGCTGATGAAGTGGTCGCAGGGCTTGAAGAACTGGCTGAAGAGATTCTAGAAGCTGTGGAGTCTGGTGATGGAGAAGCTGTTCAGCAGCTCCTGAACGCTCTGGGAAATGAGGTTTCAGAAATTATTGATGAATTGGTGTCCGGAAATTTACAGCAGTTTGCCGGGCAGACCGAAGAGCAGATCCTCAATAATATTGGGCAGGTACTCGCTGATAATGACGTTCCGGAACTCAATTCTGAAACAGAAGGACAGACTTATACATCAAGCGATGGAACCAACTTTATTCATGGCGACGGGTCTCCTTGGGTGGGAACAGATAATGACGACTACTACTTCGGTGCTGAAACTTGTGAAAGTCTTTCCGGTATGGGCGGAAATGATGTCATTTATGGTAACGGCGGTAATGACACTATAAGCGGTGGTACAGGAAATGACAGTGTTACCGGTAACGGCGGTAATGATATTATTACCGGAAATTCCGGTAATGATGTGCTTAGTGGAGGAGCCGGTGAAGATACGATAAATGGCGGTGGTGGCACTGATACGATTTCCGGAGGTACGGAAGATGACGTTATAATAGCTAGTTCAGGCTACTATGACTTAGTCGATGGCGGTGACGGGATTGATACTCTGGATCTCTCCGAAATGTCGCCCGTGCATGGAGCATTTGTTAATTTGGTTTCCAGTGATCCTCACCTGCCAAATAATTATACTGGAATAGCTTCAATGGATTCGGAAGTGACTTTCTTTACCGATATTGAAAGAGTTATCGGAACAGCTGAAAGTGATACCATACTAGGAAACGGTGCAGATAATGATTTCTTCGGCGGCGACGGAGCAGACTCGATTTCCGGTGCAGGTGGTAATGACAGCCTTGTCGGTGGTGCCGGGATTGACACACTCGATGGTGGACCCGGTACTGACATACTAGAAGGTGGACTTGGCAGTGATATTCTGGATGGCGGCAGCGACAATGACACAGACAAATTCTGGTATAATCTTTTGGCTGAAGCAGGAGATTCTATTAAGAACTTTGCAGCCGGAACAGATAAATTTATGTTTAATTATACAGAATTCTCTGTATCAAGTCCAAGTACTCCTTGTGTCGCAAACTCAGGGTATGATGGCTACTCGGGAACAGTGGCTTCCGGTGGTTCAACCGATAAGGTTTTTATCTTGGTCGATGACGGTGTTGCAATGAATCCGGACTACCTCTGGTATGACGATAACGGTACCGGTGTCAGCGGCGGGGCAACGCTTATAGCTACACTTGAAGCAGGAACCTCAATGGATACAACGGATGTTGAAGTCTTTTCAGCATAA
- the traT gene encoding complement resistance protein TraT → MKKRIFILTTVVMLMALVLMTGCRSKQRMGMVREENTGLMYGSMTSSNFVVDASQFDSPVIKLTIRNTSGDPAINLKALRRTLERAYTEKGYKVVKTGKYSMHLDINLRYSGQISQDMVNELSLWGGAGGAYMGGSVGQTLDSLVLGSASGAAIGAIIGQYVTQDTYIMVADVVLGIVDKYAKKRKFIVQFDDTQIDWQDQDDGFTSYRSRERLQAAVYAGGDNTAQSKIVQGVTLRFKRILQDII, encoded by the coding sequence TTGAAAAAACGTATTTTCATCCTGACGACAGTGGTAATGCTTATGGCACTGGTTCTCATGACCGGATGCCGCAGCAAGCAACGGATGGGCATGGTCCGCGAAGAAAATACCGGACTGATGTACGGCTCCATGACCAGCAGCAACTTTGTTGTTGATGCCTCGCAATTTGATAGCCCGGTAATAAAACTGACGATACGTAATACTTCAGGCGACCCTGCCATCAATCTCAAGGCTCTACGCAGAACTCTTGAACGAGCCTACACCGAGAAAGGATACAAGGTTGTAAAAACAGGAAAATACTCCATGCACCTGGACATCAACCTGCGCTACTCCGGCCAGATTTCACAGGATATGGTAAATGAGCTCAGCCTCTGGGGCGGAGCTGGGGGAGCCTACATGGGCGGCAGCGTTGGACAGACATTGGATTCGCTGGTACTCGGCTCTGCGTCCGGCGCGGCAATAGGAGCCATTATCGGACAGTATGTAACTCAGGATACTTACATTATGGTTGCGGATGTTGTGCTCGGAATTGTGGATAAATATGCCAAGAAACGTAAATTTATCGTTCAGTTCGACGATACCCAGATCGATTGGCAGGATCAGGACGACGGATTCACTTCCTACCGTTCCCGCGAAAGACTTCAGGCAGCTGTCTATGCCGGGGGTGACAACACCGCACAAAGCAAAATCGTACAGGGTGTGACTCTGAGATTTAAAAGAATTCTGCAGGATATTATCTAG
- a CDS encoding S1C family serine protease, producing the protein MNRQFAGLILLILLLLVCGCRAGRSIKTNIKEAVLSSDPEDKFARSLDRNQFTQAQQIWLDNQNYFLENPKAMAKITKAASALKKRYRPKISAATTNVLSIHWPAKSAKWTLIRLKLDNARDLISNVESSIILRDLGQTPSGLADLKNKFHEKESQIRADALAQFKEYPLETGPNFFSIYPVKLDETKFLKSQAALLERTVASAHGEGVPHMIKEYGEIIPPETLRNLEGNYFRELLEKESKGNPPSFRTVIKTMKEAQRLGFPVTEVPDCKIAFVRVTSKSLMKEHGIEFGLGFDVDLPVKTEMLGKTAMFSSKTAQDADVVILINETVSKIDRKTSRPKAYRSKLITGYREGYNHAYDQAQLRLEQLKLKRQELNQRNNTHILGWIGASGITSAAHQAAIEEQKYNEAVANATSIPKMIDKPIYQKYSFRVVPMRTAKIASVQYVIIDHKARTYFTDFFDIVQEKNFKIAYGVDPDDPDQLKLTSRFNTDKEVRNWEKQPVPVRLSHMLNYYLEHADKDKKYGNMAEIRKTILNNRNKALAEFYSDKYESDTGNDPRFDSTVAVLSPDRSGTGSGFFVTDNIILTNYHVVERNDFVEIRMHNKMEAFGKVMAVDAYRDLALVKVNTHGKPVRFYTQNTIPTGVTLEAIGHPERYFFSITRGIFSAYRRMPSYSLPSRDINIRYIQTDAAINPGNSGGPLFYKNKVVGVNTWKRIDPDVDNLAFAVHYAEVINFLDQYGIKYRK; encoded by the coding sequence TTGAATAGACAATTTGCAGGACTGATCCTGCTTATTCTGCTACTTCTTGTTTGCGGATGCAGGGCCGGACGATCAATAAAAACAAATATCAAAGAAGCTGTACTTTCTTCAGATCCCGAAGATAAATTCGCCCGTTCACTGGACCGGAACCAATTTACTCAGGCGCAACAGATATGGCTCGATAATCAGAATTACTTTCTGGAAAATCCAAAAGCCATGGCGAAAATAACCAAGGCTGCTTCTGCGCTGAAAAAAAGATACCGCCCCAAGATTTCAGCAGCCACAACTAATGTACTTTCCATACATTGGCCCGCAAAATCGGCAAAATGGACTCTGATCCGCCTCAAGCTGGACAATGCCCGTGATCTTATCAGCAACGTCGAATCTAGTATTATCCTAAGGGATTTAGGCCAGACACCCTCCGGACTCGCCGACCTGAAAAATAAATTCCACGAAAAAGAATCGCAAATCAGGGCTGATGCACTAGCCCAATTCAAAGAATATCCGCTGGAGACAGGACCTAACTTCTTTTCCATCTATCCCGTAAAACTTGACGAAACCAAATTTCTAAAATCACAGGCTGCTCTGCTTGAACGCACTGTCGCTTCAGCACACGGTGAAGGTGTGCCACACATGATCAAGGAGTATGGGGAGATCATTCCGCCGGAAACCCTGCGAAATCTCGAAGGCAACTATTTCCGTGAACTTCTTGAAAAAGAATCCAAAGGCAATCCGCCCTCTTTCCGCACGGTCATAAAAACTATGAAGGAAGCCCAGCGGCTCGGGTTTCCTGTTACCGAAGTACCGGACTGCAAAATAGCTTTCGTACGTGTGACCAGCAAAAGTCTGATGAAAGAACACGGCATTGAGTTCGGCCTCGGATTTGATGTAGACCTGCCAGTAAAAACAGAAATGCTGGGCAAGACGGCAATGTTCAGTTCCAAGACCGCCCAAGACGCGGACGTTGTAATCCTGATTAACGAGACTGTCTCAAAAATAGACCGCAAAACTTCAAGACCCAAGGCTTACCGCAGCAAACTCATTACCGGATACCGCGAAGGATATAACCACGCCTACGATCAGGCCCAGCTGCGCCTTGAACAACTCAAGCTCAAGCGTCAAGAGCTTAACCAGCGCAACAACACCCACATTCTGGGCTGGATCGGAGCCAGTGGCATCACCTCCGCAGCTCATCAGGCCGCAATCGAAGAACAGAAGTACAATGAGGCTGTCGCCAACGCCACCAGCATCCCAAAGATGATCGACAAGCCCATCTACCAGAAATACAGCTTTCGGGTGGTACCCATGCGTACAGCCAAGATCGCTTCGGTGCAATACGTAATCATTGACCACAAAGCCCGCACTTACTTCACCGACTTCTTTGATATTGTTCAGGAAAAAAATTTTAAGATTGCTTACGGAGTCGACCCTGACGACCCGGACCAGCTCAAACTGACCTCGCGCTTCAATACGGATAAGGAAGTTCGCAACTGGGAAAAGCAGCCTGTGCCCGTCCGCCTTTCGCACATGCTCAACTACTATCTGGAGCACGCAGATAAAGACAAGAAATACGGCAATATGGCCGAGATAAGAAAAACAATTCTCAACAACCGCAACAAGGCTCTGGCTGAATTTTATAGCGACAAGTACGAATCAGACACCGGAAATGATCCGCGCTTTGATTCAACTGTTGCAGTGCTAAGCCCGGATAGGTCTGGTACAGGAAGCGGTTTTTTCGTCACAGACAACATCATTCTTACCAACTATCATGTGGTGGAGCGTAATGATTTTGTGGAAATACGGATGCACAACAAAATGGAAGCATTCGGCAAAGTCATGGCTGTCGATGCGTACCGTGACCTCGCTCTGGTTAAAGTTAACACCCATGGCAAGCCTGTCCGTTTTTATACACAAAACACCATACCTACCGGGGTAACGCTTGAAGCCATCGGTCACCCTGAACGTTATTTCTTCTCCATAACCCGGGGTATTTTCAGTGCTTACAGACGGATGCCTAGCTACAGCCTGCCCAGTAGAGATATAAATATCCGCTATATACAGACTGACGCTGCAATCAATCCCGGGAACTCCGGTGGCCCTCTATTTTATAAAAACAAAGTTGTCGGAGTTAACACATGGAAACGGATCGATCCGGATGTCGATAATCTAGCTTTCGCCGTACACTACGCCGAAGTCATTAATTTTTTAGATCAATACGGAATTAAGTACCGTAAGTAG